A window of Esox lucius isolate fEsoLuc1 chromosome 18, fEsoLuc1.pri, whole genome shotgun sequence contains these coding sequences:
- the myt1la gene encoding myelin transcription factor 1-like, a isoform X5: protein MRLRSAIGRVPKGSEFRWRRQHRSYSAALLQAVMEVDMSVGNTPDTEESRLSLLINPQTSRFSVYRVDRMEKTLRVYGCPLAKKRKTLEKQPMEPAPKRKTFLLPPDPDEDPAAMFPPYEPEPMDEGKEQGEVDGEIQDEEEEEDGGEEEGDEIEEEEGFSEDNEEQGEEEEEGDEEEEEEEIERLVVCPQEGEQMEEGVEEAEDGDDEEQEEQEDEGDEDEQEEEEEDDEEEEEEEQSHPEPVRAERSLLPFLTTENRYKNGGQSKHHLMGQKDNNSGPGPNIGPNGEEYENYDELVAKSLLNLGKIAEDAAYQAMTESEMNSNSSNSAGEDEDEDDEEGSEHGGTRKGELSVDLDSDVVRETVDSLKLLAQGHGAVLADDGYPVGTGLEDGGHSNGRPHHHGVRGQAEESEEEVCLSSLECLRNQCFDLARKLSETSPSDCPGHPGLQHHQAHQNHHHMQLQTDHQHQAPGHHLPRYEGCQQGQQPGQQPDDCGSLERSYSDMVNLMKLEEQLSPASRGRYAAGCQQDGDEDTTSVASDRSDEAFDMTKGNLSLLEKAIAMESERAKVMRERMASEGHQARRDNHNHHRSNGEHSPRQSSGMEERKSRMHHDGSKRAYYPKDSSRGDKKESKCPTPGCDGTGHVTGLYPHHRSLSGCPHKDRVPPEILAMYENVLKCPTPGCSGRGHVNSNRNSHRSLSGCPIAAAEKMVKVQEKHIPCDGGPKSNQASDRVLSTPRSNLAKELEKYSKTSFDYGQGYDSQQHAYSGGKRGLVPKAHGRDTSPKGYDAKRYCKSPASSTTSSYAPSSSSLSCGGGGGGGGSSASSTCSKSSFDYTHDMEAAHMAATAILNLSTRCREMPHGLGDKPQDLLSQSPDGDVDDSSTLDLSMSRGQPGGPEGSGTVLTPLQPMSPQRQALLNSSRCYQMSEADCWDLPVDYTKIKRITDDDHKEHTGAEDLRFSPFEKEEMKEEMSNQGNALTFTQLLSEAHNCGLMADDLDPFQDLLEEQRYGGDMTMPSPKHKYAPCKESKKELITLSSCQLADKSIRSMMTTNAQDLKCPTPGCDGSGHITGNYASHRRPFPSSLSGCPRAKKSGIKILHSKEDKDDQEPIRCPVPGCDGQGHVTGKYASHRSASGCPLAAKRQKDGYVNGSQFAWKSGKTDGMSCPTPGCDGSGHVSGSFLTHRSLSGCPRATSAMKKARMTGVEMLTIKQRASKGIENDEEIKQLDEEIKDLNESNNQVESDMIKLRTQITTMETNLKSIEEENKVIEQQNDSLLHELANLSQTLINSLANIQLPHMKPMPQKEAPVKHSCCLQMPHREPMNEQNFDTYVSTLTDMYTHQDQYQSPENKALLENIKQAVQGIQV, encoded by the exons ATGCGGTTGAGAAGCGCCATCGGACGCGTTCCAAAGGGGTCCGAG TTCCGGTGGAGACGGCAGCACAGGAGTTATTCAG CTGCCCTACTCCAGGCTGTGATGGAAGTGGACATGTCAGTGGGAAATACGCCAGACACCGAAG AATCTCGGCTATCCCTTCTGATAAATCCCCAGACTTCCAGATTCTCAGTTTATCGCGTGGACAGGATGGAAAAAACACTCCG TGTATATGGCTGCCCTCTGGCCAAGAAGAGGAAGACCCTGGAGAAACAGCCCATGGAGCCTGCCCCCAAGCGGAAGACCTTCCTACTCCCCCCTGACCCAGACGAGGACCCCGCTGCCATGTTCCCCCCCTATGAGCCTGAACCCATGGATGAGGGGAAGGAACAGGGGGAGGTAGACGGGGAGATCCAggacgaagaggaggaggaggatgggggggaagaggagggagacgaaatagaagaggaagaaggatTTTCGGAGGATAATGAGGAGCAGggcgaggaagaggaggaaggagatgaggaggaagaggaggaggaaatagAGAGGCTGGTGGTCTGCCCGCAGGAGGGGGAGCAGATGGAGGAAGGGGTGGAGGAAGCAGAGGACGGGGACGATGAAGAgcaagaggaacaggaggatgAGGGGGACGAAGATgagcaggaagaggaagaggaagatgacgaagaggaggaggaggaagaacagagtcACCCTGAGCCAG TAAGGGCTGAAAGGTCTCTCCTTCCTTTCCTGACCACAGAGAACCGGTACAAAAATGGCGGTCAATCAAAGCATCACCTTATGGGGCAGAAGGATAACAACAGTGGACCCGGTCCGAACATCGGCCCGAATGGCGAAGAGTATGAAAACTATGATGAGCTGGTGGCCAAGTCCCTTCTCAACCTGGGGAAGATCGCAGAGGACGCTGCCTACCAGGCCATGACAGAGTCAGAGATGAACAGCAACTCCTCCAACAGCGCCGGTGAGGACGAGGACGAGGACGACGAAGAGGGGAGCGAGCACGGCGGGACGAGGAAGGGCGAGTTGAGCGTGGACCTGGACAGTGACGTGGTCAGGGAGACGGTGGACTCGCTCAAGCTGTTAGCGCAGGGCCACGGCGCGGTGCTGGCCGACGACGGCTACCCGGTGGGAACCGGGTTGGAGGATGGCGGCCATTCCAATGGGCGGCCCCACCACCacggggtcaggggtcaggctGAGGAGAGCGAGGAGGAGGTGTGTCTCAGCAGTCTGGAGTGTCTGAGGAACCAGTGTTTCGACCTGGCCCGGAAACTAAGCGAGACGTCGCCGTCCGACTGCCCTGGGCACCCCGGCCTGCAGCACCACCAGGCTCACCAGAACCATCACCACATGCAGCTTCAAACGGATCACCAGCACCAGGCTCCGGGACACCATCTTCCCCGGTACGAGGGCTGTCAACAGGGCCAGCAGCCTGGCCAGCAGCCAGACGACTGCGGGTCCCTGGAGCGCAGCTACTCGGACATGGTCAACCTGATGAAACTTGAGGAGCAGCTGAGCCCGGCCTCAAGGGGGCGCTATGCAGCCGGCTGCCAGCAGGACGGCGACGAGGACACCACGTCAGTGGCGTCGGACCGCTCGGACGAGGCCTTCGACATGACCAAAGGCAACCTCTCCTTGCTGGAGAAGGCCATCGCCATGGAGTCGGAGCGGGCCAAGGTCATGAGGGAACGCATGGCCTCGGAGGGACATCAGGCCCGGAGGGATAATCATAATCATCACCGCAGCAACGGGGAGCACAGCCCCCGGCAGAGCAGCGGGATGGAGGAGCGCAAGTCCAGGATGCACCATGACGGGTCCAAGAGAGCGTATTACCCTAAAG aTTCCTCGAGGGGGGACAAGAAGGAGAGTAAATGTCCCACACCAGGCTGCGATGGGACAGGCCACGTCACCGGTCTCTACCCCCACCACAGGAGCCTGTCAGGCTGCCCCCACAAGGACAGGGTGCCTCCAGAGA TTCTTgcaatgtatgaaaatgttctAAAGTGCCCTACACCTGGCTGTTCGGGGCGTGGCCATGTCAATAGCAACAGGAACTCCCACCGCAG TCTCTCGGGATGCCCCATTGCTGCGGCAGAGAAGATGGTGAAAGTCCAGGAAAAGCACATCCCGTGTGACGGCGGACCCAAGTCCAACCAGGCATCCGACCGCGTGCTGAG CACGCCGCGCTCCAACCTGGCCAAGGAGCTGGAGAAGTACTCCAAGACCAGTTTCGACTACGGCCAAGGCTACGACAGCCAGCAGCACGCCTACAGTGGGGGGAAGAGAGGCCTGGTCCCCAAGGCCCACGGGAGGGACACCTCACCTAAGGGATATGACG CCAAACGCTACTGTAAGAGCCCGGCTAGCAGCACGACGAGCAGCTACGCTCCCAGCAGCAGCAGCCTGAGCTGCGGAGGGGGCGGGGGCGGGGGAGGCAGCAGCGCCAGCAGCACCTGCAGCAAGAGCAGCTTCGACTACACGCACGACATGGAGGCCGCCCACATGGCCGCCACGGCCATCCTCAACCTGTCCACCAGGTGCCGCGAGATGCCCCACGGCCTGGGAGACAAGCCCCAGGACCTCCTCTCCCAG aGTCCTGATGGGGACGTGGACGACAGCAGCACCCTGGACCTGAGTATGAGTCGGGGACAGCCGGGGGGTCCGGAGGGGAGCGGCACGGTGCTGACGCCCCTACAGCCCATGTCCCCCCAGCGCCAGGCCCTGCTCAACAGCAGCCGCTGCTACCAGATGAGCGAGGCCGACTGCTGGGACCTTCCCGTGGACTACACCAAAATCAAGCGCATCACAGACGACGATCACAAAGAG CACACAGGAGCAGAAGATCTGAGGTTCAGCCCCTTTGAGAAGGAGGAAATGAAAGAGGAGATGAGTAATCAAGGAAATGCATTGACATTCACCCAATTGCTCAGTGAAGCACACAACTGTGGACTCATG GCTGATGACCTGGACCCCTTCCAGGACCTCCTGGAGGAGCAACGCTACGGAGGAGACATGACCATGCCCAGCCCCAAACACAAGTACGCGCCCTGCAAAGAGAGCAAGAAGGAGCTCATCAC tCTGTCGAGCTGCCAGTTAGCTGACAAAAGTATCCGCAGTATGATGACGACCAACGCGCAAGACCTCAA GTGTCCCACTCCAGGATGTGACGGGTCTGGACACATCACTGGGAACTACGCCTCACACAGGAG ACCTTTCCCCTCTAGTCTGTCAGGCTGTCCACGGGCGAAGAAGAGCGGGATTAAGATACTGCACAGCAAGGAAGACAAGGACGACCAGGAACCGATCAG GTGTCCCGTTCCGGGCTGTGATGGACAAGGTCACGTGACGGGGAAGTATGCGTCTCACCGCAGCGCCTCAGGCTGCCCCCTGGCGGCCAAGAGGCAGAAGGACGGGTACGTCAACGGCTCCCAGTTTGCCTGGAAGTCGGGGAAGACGGACGGCATGTCGTGTCCAACCCCGGGCTGCGACGGCTCGGGACACGTCAGTGGGAGCTTCTTGACCCATCGGAG TCTCTCCGGGTGTCCCCGTGCCACTTCAGCCATGAAGAAAGCCAGAATGACTGGGGTAGAAATGTTGACAATCAAGCAACGGGCTAGCAAAG GAATTGAGAATGATGAGGAAATCAAACAGCTGGATGAAGAAATCAAAGATCTAAACGAATCGAACAATCAAGTGGAGTCAGATATGATTAAACTTAGGACACAA ATCACCACCATGGAGACTAACCTGAAGTCCATAGAGGAGGAAAACAAAGTCATTGAGCAGCAGAACGACTCCCTACTTCATGAGCTCGCCAACCTCAGCCAAACTCTGATCAACAGCTTAGCTAATATCCAGCTGCCACATATG AAACCGATGCCACAGAAAGAGGCCCCAGTTAAACATAGCTGCTGTTTACAGATGCCCCACAGA GAGCCAATGAATGAACAAAACTTTGACACTTATGTGAGTACTTTGACAGACATGTACACCCATCAGGACCAATACCAGAGTCCGGAAAACAAGGCCCTGTTGGAAAATATCAAACAAGCTGTGCAAGGAATCCAAGTGTAG
- the myt1la gene encoding myelin transcription factor 1-like, a isoform X6, with translation MEVDAVEKRHRTRSKGVRVPVETAAQELFSCPTPGCDGSGHVSGKYARHRSVYGCPLAKKRKTLEKQPMEPAPKRKTFLLPPDPDEDPAAMFPPYEPEPMDEGKEQGEVDGEIQDEEEEEDGGEEEGDEIEEEEGFSEDNEEQGEEEEEGDEEEEEEEIERLVVCPQEGEQMEEGVEEAEDGDDEEQEEQEDEGDEDEQEEEEEDDEEEEEEEQSHPEPVRAERSLLPFLTTENRYKNGGQSKHHLMGQKDNNSGPGPNIGPNGEEYENYDELVAKSLLNLGKIAEDAAYQAMTESEMNSNSSNSAGEDEDEDDEEGSEHGGTRKGELSVDLDSDVVRETVDSLKLLAQGHGAVLADDGYPVGTGLEDGGHSNGRPHHHGVRGQAEESEEEVCLSSLECLRNQCFDLARKLSETSPSDCPGHPGLQHHQAHQNHHHMQLQTDHQHQAPGHHLPRYEGCQQGQQPGQQPDDCGSLERSYSDMVNLMKLEEQLSPASRGRYAAGCQQDGDEDTTSVASDRSDEAFDMTKGNLSLLEKAIAMESERAKVMRERMASEGHQARRDNHNHHRSNGEHSPRQSSGMEERKSRMHHDGSKRAYYPKDSSRGDKKESKCPTPGCDGTGHVTGLYPHHRSLSGCPHKDRVPPEILAMYENVLKCPTPGCSGRGHVNSNRNSHRSLSGCPIAAAEKMVKVQEKHIPCDGGPKSNQASDRVLRPMCFVKQLEIPQYGYKNNVSTSTPRSNLAKELEKYSKTSFDYGQGYDSQQHAYSGGKRGLVPKAHGRDTSPKGYDAKRYCKSPASSTTSSYAPSSSSLSCGGGGGGGGSSASSTCSKSSFDYTHDMEAAHMAATAILNLSTRCREMPHGLGDKPQDLLSQSPDGDVDDSSTLDLSMSRGQPGGPEGSGTVLTPLQPMSPQRQALLNSSRCYQMSEADCWDLPVDYTKIKRITDDDHKEHTGAEDLRFSPFEKEEMKEEMSNQGNALTFTQLLSEAHNCGLMADDLDPFQDLLEEQRYGGDMTMPSPKHKYAPCKESKKELITLSSCQLADKSIRSMMTTNAQDLKCPTPGCDGSGHITGNYASHRRPFPSSLSGCPRAKKSGIKILHSKEDKDDQEPIRCPVPGCDGQGHVTGKYASHRSASGCPLAAKRQKDGYVNGSQFAWKSGKTDGMSCPTPGCDGSGHVSGSFLTHRSLSGCPRATSAMKKARMTGVEMLTIKQRASKGIENDEEIKQLDEEIKDLNESNNQVESDMIKLRTQITTMETNLKSIEEENKVIEQQNDSLLHELANLSQTLINSLANIQLPHMKPMPQKEAPVKHSCCLQMPHREPMNEQNFDTYVSTLTDMYTHQDQYQSPENKALLENIKQAVQGIQV, from the exons ATGGAGGTGGATGCGGTTGAGAAGCGCCATCGGACGCGTTCCAAAGGGGTCCGAG TTCCGGTGGAGACGGCAGCACAGGAGTTATTCAG CTGCCCTACTCCAGGCTGTGATGGAAGTGGACATGTCAGTGGGAAATACGCCAGACACCGAAG TGTATATGGCTGCCCTCTGGCCAAGAAGAGGAAGACCCTGGAGAAACAGCCCATGGAGCCTGCCCCCAAGCGGAAGACCTTCCTACTCCCCCCTGACCCAGACGAGGACCCCGCTGCCATGTTCCCCCCCTATGAGCCTGAACCCATGGATGAGGGGAAGGAACAGGGGGAGGTAGACGGGGAGATCCAggacgaagaggaggaggaggatgggggggaagaggagggagacgaaatagaagaggaagaaggatTTTCGGAGGATAATGAGGAGCAGggcgaggaagaggaggaaggagatgaggaggaagaggaggaggaaatagAGAGGCTGGTGGTCTGCCCGCAGGAGGGGGAGCAGATGGAGGAAGGGGTGGAGGAAGCAGAGGACGGGGACGATGAAGAgcaagaggaacaggaggatgAGGGGGACGAAGATgagcaggaagaggaagaggaagatgacgaagaggaggaggaggaagaacagagtcACCCTGAGCCAG TAAGGGCTGAAAGGTCTCTCCTTCCTTTCCTGACCACAGAGAACCGGTACAAAAATGGCGGTCAATCAAAGCATCACCTTATGGGGCAGAAGGATAACAACAGTGGACCCGGTCCGAACATCGGCCCGAATGGCGAAGAGTATGAAAACTATGATGAGCTGGTGGCCAAGTCCCTTCTCAACCTGGGGAAGATCGCAGAGGACGCTGCCTACCAGGCCATGACAGAGTCAGAGATGAACAGCAACTCCTCCAACAGCGCCGGTGAGGACGAGGACGAGGACGACGAAGAGGGGAGCGAGCACGGCGGGACGAGGAAGGGCGAGTTGAGCGTGGACCTGGACAGTGACGTGGTCAGGGAGACGGTGGACTCGCTCAAGCTGTTAGCGCAGGGCCACGGCGCGGTGCTGGCCGACGACGGCTACCCGGTGGGAACCGGGTTGGAGGATGGCGGCCATTCCAATGGGCGGCCCCACCACCacggggtcaggggtcaggctGAGGAGAGCGAGGAGGAGGTGTGTCTCAGCAGTCTGGAGTGTCTGAGGAACCAGTGTTTCGACCTGGCCCGGAAACTAAGCGAGACGTCGCCGTCCGACTGCCCTGGGCACCCCGGCCTGCAGCACCACCAGGCTCACCAGAACCATCACCACATGCAGCTTCAAACGGATCACCAGCACCAGGCTCCGGGACACCATCTTCCCCGGTACGAGGGCTGTCAACAGGGCCAGCAGCCTGGCCAGCAGCCAGACGACTGCGGGTCCCTGGAGCGCAGCTACTCGGACATGGTCAACCTGATGAAACTTGAGGAGCAGCTGAGCCCGGCCTCAAGGGGGCGCTATGCAGCCGGCTGCCAGCAGGACGGCGACGAGGACACCACGTCAGTGGCGTCGGACCGCTCGGACGAGGCCTTCGACATGACCAAAGGCAACCTCTCCTTGCTGGAGAAGGCCATCGCCATGGAGTCGGAGCGGGCCAAGGTCATGAGGGAACGCATGGCCTCGGAGGGACATCAGGCCCGGAGGGATAATCATAATCATCACCGCAGCAACGGGGAGCACAGCCCCCGGCAGAGCAGCGGGATGGAGGAGCGCAAGTCCAGGATGCACCATGACGGGTCCAAGAGAGCGTATTACCCTAAAG aTTCCTCGAGGGGGGACAAGAAGGAGAGTAAATGTCCCACACCAGGCTGCGATGGGACAGGCCACGTCACCGGTCTCTACCCCCACCACAGGAGCCTGTCAGGCTGCCCCCACAAGGACAGGGTGCCTCCAGAGA TTCTTgcaatgtatgaaaatgttctAAAGTGCCCTACACCTGGCTGTTCGGGGCGTGGCCATGTCAATAGCAACAGGAACTCCCACCGCAG TCTCTCGGGATGCCCCATTGCTGCGGCAGAGAAGATGGTGAAAGTCCAGGAAAAGCACATCCCGTGTGACGGCGGACCCAAGTCCAACCAGGCATCCGACCGCGTGCTGAG GCCAATGTGCTTTGTGAAACAGCTGGAGATCCCACAGTACGGTTACAAAAATAACGTCTCCACCAGCACGCCGCGCTCCAACCTGGCCAAGGAGCTGGAGAAGTACTCCAAGACCAGTTTCGACTACGGCCAAGGCTACGACAGCCAGCAGCACGCCTACAGTGGGGGGAAGAGAGGCCTGGTCCCCAAGGCCCACGGGAGGGACACCTCACCTAAGGGATATGACG CCAAACGCTACTGTAAGAGCCCGGCTAGCAGCACGACGAGCAGCTACGCTCCCAGCAGCAGCAGCCTGAGCTGCGGAGGGGGCGGGGGCGGGGGAGGCAGCAGCGCCAGCAGCACCTGCAGCAAGAGCAGCTTCGACTACACGCACGACATGGAGGCCGCCCACATGGCCGCCACGGCCATCCTCAACCTGTCCACCAGGTGCCGCGAGATGCCCCACGGCCTGGGAGACAAGCCCCAGGACCTCCTCTCCCAG aGTCCTGATGGGGACGTGGACGACAGCAGCACCCTGGACCTGAGTATGAGTCGGGGACAGCCGGGGGGTCCGGAGGGGAGCGGCACGGTGCTGACGCCCCTACAGCCCATGTCCCCCCAGCGCCAGGCCCTGCTCAACAGCAGCCGCTGCTACCAGATGAGCGAGGCCGACTGCTGGGACCTTCCCGTGGACTACACCAAAATCAAGCGCATCACAGACGACGATCACAAAGAG CACACAGGAGCAGAAGATCTGAGGTTCAGCCCCTTTGAGAAGGAGGAAATGAAAGAGGAGATGAGTAATCAAGGAAATGCATTGACATTCACCCAATTGCTCAGTGAAGCACACAACTGTGGACTCATG GCTGATGACCTGGACCCCTTCCAGGACCTCCTGGAGGAGCAACGCTACGGAGGAGACATGACCATGCCCAGCCCCAAACACAAGTACGCGCCCTGCAAAGAGAGCAAGAAGGAGCTCATCAC tCTGTCGAGCTGCCAGTTAGCTGACAAAAGTATCCGCAGTATGATGACGACCAACGCGCAAGACCTCAA GTGTCCCACTCCAGGATGTGACGGGTCTGGACACATCACTGGGAACTACGCCTCACACAGGAG ACCTTTCCCCTCTAGTCTGTCAGGCTGTCCACGGGCGAAGAAGAGCGGGATTAAGATACTGCACAGCAAGGAAGACAAGGACGACCAGGAACCGATCAG GTGTCCCGTTCCGGGCTGTGATGGACAAGGTCACGTGACGGGGAAGTATGCGTCTCACCGCAGCGCCTCAGGCTGCCCCCTGGCGGCCAAGAGGCAGAAGGACGGGTACGTCAACGGCTCCCAGTTTGCCTGGAAGTCGGGGAAGACGGACGGCATGTCGTGTCCAACCCCGGGCTGCGACGGCTCGGGACACGTCAGTGGGAGCTTCTTGACCCATCGGAG TCTCTCCGGGTGTCCCCGTGCCACTTCAGCCATGAAGAAAGCCAGAATGACTGGGGTAGAAATGTTGACAATCAAGCAACGGGCTAGCAAAG GAATTGAGAATGATGAGGAAATCAAACAGCTGGATGAAGAAATCAAAGATCTAAACGAATCGAACAATCAAGTGGAGTCAGATATGATTAAACTTAGGACACAA ATCACCACCATGGAGACTAACCTGAAGTCCATAGAGGAGGAAAACAAAGTCATTGAGCAGCAGAACGACTCCCTACTTCATGAGCTCGCCAACCTCAGCCAAACTCTGATCAACAGCTTAGCTAATATCCAGCTGCCACATATG AAACCGATGCCACAGAAAGAGGCCCCAGTTAAACATAGCTGCTGTTTACAGATGCCCCACAGA GAGCCAATGAATGAACAAAACTTTGACACTTATGTGAGTACTTTGACAGACATGTACACCCATCAGGACCAATACCAGAGTCCGGAAAACAAGGCCCTGTTGGAAAATATCAAACAAGCTGTGCAAGGAATCCAAGTGTAG